TCGGTCAAAGGCCGGCCCGCCTGCTTGATTTTCACCCAGATCAGCCGGTCGCCCCACATCTTGTCGAGGGCGATGAACTGTTCCTTGTAAGGCGGGCCGGTCATCTCCTTGGCTTTGTTGGCGGCCGCGATGACCTTGCTGCGCACGCCGGAGATTTCGTAGTTCAGCCGCTTGCCGATCAGAGCCGCGCTGTTGTCCTGCGCCACATTCTTGAAGTCGTTCGCCAGCGCCGCAAAGGCGGTCTCATCCGGCGTCTCCTTGCCATCCCAGCTGCGCAGCGCCTCGATCGTCGCCGGCAGGTTCTGGGCGATGCTCGGATCGTAGACGGCGCGCGTCAGCAGAAAGGCGACCGGCGCCGCGAAGGTGACGAGCACGAAGAGCAGCAGCGGCAGGACGAGGATCATCGCGCGCAGATGTCCTCTCCTCTGCGCGGCGGCGAACTGCCAGGGCAATCTTGGTGCGGTCGCGACGGTCGCTGTCATTATTCTGGCCGCTGCAAGAAAGCGGGGGCGTTGCGGCCCCCGCGATCCTGTTCAGTTACTGCGCGACCCAGACATTGAAGCGTTCACGCAATGCGTCGATGTTGTCGCCCCAGAACTTCGCATTGACGATGAAGCCGTCCTTCAGGTTCTCGGGGTTGGTCGGCAGATCGGGCGTGATCTTCGGGTTGGTGTTGGCGATCGCTGCCTTGTTGCCCGGTCCATAGGAAATATAGTTCGTCTGGTCGGCCTGACGGTCGGCACGGCCGGCGAAGGCGATGAATTTATAGGCCGTGTCGCGATGCTTCGAGCCCTTGACCACATTCCATCCCTGCCAGTCGAGGGCCTGATCGTTCCACATCACGGCGAAGGGCTTCTTGTCCTCGTTCACGGCCTTGTAGATGCGGCCGTTCCAGGCCGAGGTCAGGATCACCTGGCCGTCGGCGAGCAGCTGCGGCGGCTGCGCGCCCGCTTCCCACCACACGACATCCTTCTTGATCGTGTCGAGCTTGGCGAAGGCGCGGTCTACGCCCTCGGGCGTCGAGAGCACATTGTACACGTCCTTGATGTCCACGCCGTCGGCGATCAGCGCCCATTCGAGATTGATGAAGGGACTCTTCTGCAGGCCGCGCTTGCCCGGATATTTTTCGAGATCGAAGAAGGCGCTGATCGACTTCGGCGGCTCCTTCACCTTCGTGGTGTCATAGGCGAGCACGGTCGAGTAGAGAATGCTGGGAACGACGCATTCGCTGGCATCGGCGCTGATGAAATCGTCACGCTTCAGGCCGAGCTTGTCCCAGTCGATCTTCTCCACGATGCCTTCCGCGCAGGCGGCGAGGGTGGTCATCGAGTCGTTCTCAACCACGTCCCAGGTGACATTGCCCGTCTCGACCATGGCGCGGATCTTGGCGATCTCGCCGTTGAACTCCTCTTCAACGATCTTATCGGTGGATTCCTTCATGAATGGTTCGAAGAAGGCTTTGCGGACGCTGTCCTGATAGGCGCCGCCCCAGGAGACGACGGTGACGTCATCCGCAAATGCTGGAACTGAAAGCACGGCGAGAAAGCACGCTGCAGAGAATAATCTCATTTTCATGGCTGACCTCCCTGGCCTGTTTTTTGATCCGTCGCGACCGCGACATCTCACTTCTTAATGCCCCACACTATGCCCCACGCGAACGCCAGTATTCACGACTGGGGTTCATCGGCACGATATTCTCGGATAAACATCCATGAATCAAGGCATCTCGGGAGAATGATGATGGGGAAAGCCGAAGAACGCCTGACGGCGCTGGGTCTCAGGCTGCCGGGACCGGTCAAGGGACCGCCGGGCGTCGTGCTGCCCTTCCGGTTTGTGCGGATACTGGGCACGCGCGCCTTCATCTCCGGGCACGGCCCCACGAAGGATGACGGCTCACTCGCCGAGCCGCTTGGAAAAGTGGGGCGCGACCTCACGATCGATCAGGGTTATCAGGCGGCGCGCCTTACCGCTTTGGCCATGCTCGGCAGCCTTCATCGCGCGCTCGGCGATCTCGACCGCATCGCCGCCTGGACCCGCGTCTTCGGCATGGTCAATTCGGCGCCTGGCTTCGCGAGCCAGCCCAGTGTCATCAACGGTTTCTCCGACCTGATCCTCGATGTCTTCGGCCCCGAGATCGGCGCCCATGCAAGAAGCGCCGTCGGCATGGCGGAACTTCCTTTCAACATCCCGGTGGAAATCGAAGCCGAAGTCGCGATAATGTGATCGGTACAGACCATGGCGAACAACCGTAGTGGAGCAGCGTGGCGAAAGATGAAAGAGATCCGGCGGAACTCGCTTTGACCGCCTTGGCCGGACGGCCACCCCGCTTCACCGACGAACAAGCCGCCAGACTAGCCCGCGACATATTCGGCATCGAGGGCAATCCGCGCCTTCTTTATGGCGAACGCGACCAGAATTTCCACATTGCCGTGCCCGGCGGCCCGGACATCCTCCTGAAGATCGTCGATCCCCGCGAAAATGCCGACGTCATAGACCTGCAGATCTCCGCCTTGCGGCATGTGACCCGGACCGACCCGTCTTTGCCGGTGCCGCGCCTCATCGCGGCGCGTGACGGCAAGGACGTGGCACAGGTCGAGGCGCCGGATGGCGCGCGCTACGCCGTTTACGCGCTCTCTTTCCTGCCCGGCGAGATGCTGGAGGGCATGCCGGCGAGCCCTGAGCTCCTGCAGGAGATCGGCCGCACCGTCGCCCGCCTGGGCCTCGCTCTGCGCGGCTATTTTCATGCCGCTGCCGGACGGCGCATCGCCTGGGATCCGCGCCAGGCGGCCCTTTTGCGCCCGCATACGGGCCTCATCGCGGATCGCGAGATGCGTGGGATCGTCAATAAGGCGCTCGACCGCTTCATCGAGATCGGGCCGCGGCTCGCAGGCCTCCGCCATCAGGTGATCCATCATGATTGCCATCCGGGCAATCTCCTGGTCGATCACGCCAGCGGCAAAATCACCGGGCTTCTCGATTTCGGCGATATCATCCACGGGCCGCTCGCCTTCGATCTGGCCGTGCCGATGGCCGAGACGCAGGGCGCCGGCCTGTCGCCTATCGGCTCCGCCGCTGCCGTGCTTGCCGGCTATGCCGGCATCACACCGCTCGAAGAGGCGGAGCTCGGCATCCTTTATGATGTGATCCTGGCGCGTCACGCCCTCACGCTCGCCATCCATGGCTGGCGCGGCAAGCACGACCCCGAAGCGGCCGCGAAGCTCGACACTTACTGCGCGCTGAACGGGCCAATTCTGGCCGAGATGATGCGCCTCGGACCGGACAAGGCACTGGCCGCCTTCCAGGCCGCAAGTTTAGGCGACACGGCCGCGACAGAGACGCTCGTCGCCCGCCGCCGCAAGGTCATGGGCCGGAATCTCGAGCTTTCCTATGTGAAGCCTGTCCATGCGGTGAAAGGCCGGGGCGTCTTCCTGTGGGAGCCGGACGGCACGCGCCTGCTCGATGTCTATAACAACGTGCCCTCGGTCGGTCATGCGAACCCTGAGGTCGCGGACGCGATCGCGCGCCAGGCGAGCCGGATCTGCTCCAATACCCGCTATCTGCATGAGACGGTGGTCGCCTATGCCGAGCGCATCACCCGCACCATGCCGGATGGCCTCGACAAATGCCTTTTCGTCAACAGCGGCAGCGAGGCCAATGACGCGGCCTGGCGCATCGCCAAGGCGGTCACGGGCAATACCGGCGCCATCATCATCGCCAATGCCTATCACGGCATCTCGGATGCGATCGCCGCCCTCTCGCCCTATAGCGGTCCGCTGGCTATTCCTTCGCCGCCGCATGTCGAGACGCTGGAGCCGCCCGACATCTATCGCGGCCGCTTCCGCGAGGATCATCCCGATGCTGCACGCGCCTATGCCGAGGATGCCGATCGCGCCATCGCGGCACTGGCCGAGCGCGGCCACCGGCCGGCCGCGCTGATGATCGATTCCGCCTACACCGCGCATGGCATTCTGGACGTGCCCGAGGGCTGGCTCGCCATGGTCGCGCAAAAGATCCGCGCCTCAGGCGGCCTCGTCATCGCCGATGAAGTGCAGCCGGGCTTCGGCCGTTTGGGCGAGGCCTTCTGGGGCTTCGCGGGACAAGG
This genomic stretch from Nordella sp. HKS 07 harbors:
- a CDS encoding ABC transporter substrate-binding protein; this translates as MKMRLFSAACFLAVLSVPAFADDVTVVSWGGAYQDSVRKAFFEPFMKESTDKIVEEEFNGEIAKIRAMVETGNVTWDVVENDSMTTLAACAEGIVEKIDWDKLGLKRDDFISADASECVVPSILYSTVLAYDTTKVKEPPKSISAFFDLEKYPGKRGLQKSPFINLEWALIADGVDIKDVYNVLSTPEGVDRAFAKLDTIKKDVVWWEAGAQPPQLLADGQVILTSAWNGRIYKAVNEDKKPFAVMWNDQALDWQGWNVVKGSKHRDTAYKFIAFAGRADRQADQTNYISYGPGNKAAIANTNPKITPDLPTNPENLKDGFIVNAKFWGDNIDALRERFNVWVAQ
- a CDS encoding RidA family protein, which gives rise to MGKAEERLTALGLRLPGPVKGPPGVVLPFRFVRILGTRAFISGHGPTKDDGSLAEPLGKVGRDLTIDQGYQAARLTALAMLGSLHRALGDLDRIAAWTRVFGMVNSAPGFASQPSVINGFSDLILDVFGPEIGAHARSAVGMAELPFNIPVEIEAEVAIM
- a CDS encoding aminotransferase class III-fold pyridoxal phosphate-dependent enzyme; protein product: MAKDERDPAELALTALAGRPPRFTDEQAARLARDIFGIEGNPRLLYGERDQNFHIAVPGGPDILLKIVDPRENADVIDLQISALRHVTRTDPSLPVPRLIAARDGKDVAQVEAPDGARYAVYALSFLPGEMLEGMPASPELLQEIGRTVARLGLALRGYFHAAAGRRIAWDPRQAALLRPHTGLIADREMRGIVNKALDRFIEIGPRLAGLRHQVIHHDCHPGNLLVDHASGKITGLLDFGDIIHGPLAFDLAVPMAETQGAGLSPIGSAAAVLAGYAGITPLEEAELGILYDVILARHALTLAIHGWRGKHDPEAAAKLDTYCALNGPILAEMMRLGPDKALAAFQAASLGDTAATETLVARRRKVMGRNLELSYVKPVHAVKGRGVFLWEPDGTRLLDVYNNVPSVGHANPEVADAIARQASRICSNTRYLHETVVAYAERITRTMPDGLDKCLFVNSGSEANDAAWRIAKAVTGNTGAIIIANAYHGISDAIAALSPYSGPLAIPSPPHVETLEPPDIYRGRFREDHPDAARAYAEDADRAIAALAERGHRPAALMIDSAYTAHGILDVPEGWLAMVAQKIRASGGLVIADEVQPGFGRLGEAFWGFAGQGIVPDIVTMGKPMANGHPVGLAVTREDILADFTGRVDFFSTFGGNPVSAAAALATLTVIERDRLQDKARATGDFLRAGIKALGQRHQMIGDVRGCGLMTGVDIVADRATRTPSPQEARRITNGLRELGVLVGIDGPHGNVLKVRPPLPFAREHAEIVLEAMDKAMTL